The DNA region GCCAGGCGCTGGCGGACGCCGCCCGGGCGGGCGGCGCGGAGGTGATCCGCTACGCGTCGGCGCGGGATCCCGGCGGGGTGAACATCGCGCTCCTCACCTGCGCCGCGTTCAGCGGCACCGCGCCGCTGGATCGGCAGACCTGGCGCCTGCATCTCGACGGCCGCGGCGTCCGCGCCCTGTGCGCGCATCCCGAGCGGCGCCTGGCGTTCGATCGAGCGGCGTTCGCGCGCGACCCGCGCATCGCCAGCCTGCGGTGGGATCGGTGACCGTCTACAGGCTGTCATCCTTCGTCTCGCGGCTCGCGAGGAGACCGGCCAGCGTGAGCGCCGCCGCGAGCGCGAGGTAGTAGCCGACGTACTGCAGACCGTACCGCTGGGCGAGCCAGGTCGCCGCATACGGCGCGAGCGACGCGCCGAAGATGCCGGCGAGATTGAAGGTCAGCGAGCTGCCGGTATAGCGGACGGCGGTCGGAAACAGCTCCGACAGCGCGGTGCCGAGCGGGCCGTAGGTGAATCCCATCAGCGTGAGCCCGGCCGCCATGGTGAACATCGCGCCGGCGGTGCCGGCGCTCAACAACGGCGCGAACACGAACCCGAACAGGCCGATGGCGATGGTGGTGAGGATCAGCGTCCGCCGCCGGCCGTGCGAATCGGCGAGCGTCGCCGAGAGCGGAATCGTGACCGCGAAGAACAGAATCCCGAAGAGCTGAATCAACAGGAACTGCTGCCGGTTGTAGCCGAGCGCCGACGTCCCCCACGACAGCGCGAACACGGTCATCAGATAGAACAGCACGAACGTCGCGAGCGAGATCAGGACCCCGAGCACCAGCTGCCGCGGGTGGCGCCGGAATACTTCCACCATCGGCAGCTTCACGCGGCCGCGGCGTTCCAGCGCGTCGCGGAAGACCGGCGTCTCGTGAATGGTCAGCCGGACGTAGAGGCCGACGATGACGAGCGCGGCGCTGGCGAGAAACGGGATGCGCCAGCCGTAGCCGAAGAACTGCGCGTCGGTGAGCTGGTTCGACAACAGCAGGAAGATGCCCGCCGAGCAGATGAATCCGACCGGCGCGCCGAGCTGCGGGAACATGCCGTACCAGGCGCGCCGGCCGGGCGGCGCGTTCTCGATCGCGAGCAGGACCGCGCCCCCCCACTCGCCGCCGAGGCCGAGCCCCTGCCCGAAGCGGCACAGCGCGAGCAGCAGCGGGGCCGCGATGCCGATCGTCTGATACGTCGGCAGCAGGCCGATCAACACCGTCGAGATGCCCATGGTCAGCAGCGCCGCCACCAGCGTGGTCTTGCGCCCGACGCGATCGCCGAAATGCCCGAACAGCGCCGACCCGATCGGCCGCGCCAGGAACGCGATCGCGAAGGTGGCGAGCGAGGCCAGGGTCGCCGACGCCGGATCGGACGCCGGAAAGAACAACCGCGGAAAGACGAGCACCGCGGCGGTGGCATAGATGTAGAAGTCGAAGAACTCGATCGCGGTACCGATCAGGCTCGCGAAGAGCACCTGCCTGGGAGAATTGACGCTCACGACGCCACGACCGGTGCGGCCCAGAGCGCGATTGCGGCGGCGGCGAAACGCATGCGGTATCTTAGCCGCAGGGGACTCGCTTCGCTCGCTGTCGGGCAGCGTGGAAGGGGACTCGCTGCGCTCGCTGTCGGGCAGAGACAGGGTCAGTCGCTTCGCTCCCTGTCGGGCAGCGTGGAAGGGGCCTCGCGGCGCTCGGCGTCGGGCAGAGTGGAAGCGGCCTCGCTGCGCTCGCTGTCGGGCAGGGACAGCGACGAGTCGCTTCGCTCCTTTATCGCGCGAGGAGCTGGGTGAACTCACTCGTCCGGCGACTGGAAACCGGCGTTGCGCGGGCGGCGGGCGGCAACGGTTCCGGAGGCTCGTCGCTTCGCTTGTTTCTCCGCCTCTTCCCGTCGGATCTGGGCGAGCTTCGCCGCGAGAAGACCGCCGGTCAGCTTCATCGCTGAGTCCGCGAGTTTGCATGCCCTCGTGAACTCTGCTTCGGTCCAGTACTTTCGGTGAAACCCGCGGCGCAGGTGGTTCGTCGTTTCCCCGAGCGACGCGCGTGCGATTCGGTAGTAATTCGCCGATTCTCTGGGTTTGAATCGCAGGAAGCCTTCGGCGATCTGTGCGGGCGCCTTGGCCGACGATTTGAGGATCTGCTCGCGGAAACTCTCGTTGCGCGCAGCACCGCCAGTCGACGTCAGGTCGTCCACGAGATCGGCCAATTCGTCCGCAAACTGCCACGCGATGAGATCTTCGTACCGGGTGATTTTTGGCTGCATGCCGGCCGCGTGGCATAGCGCGTGCCGTCCCACCGGAGCGGCGCTCGTCACCCTTCCAACGACGCGGTGCCGGGTCCGGCGCGACCGTCCCGAAGCGAGGCACCCGCCGGGCATATAATCGCGGCGTGATGAAGAGAACTGCGGCGACGTTGGTGCTGGTGGCCGTCGGCTTATCGCTCGCGGGGGCGCAGACGTCCGGGGGAAAAGTCGCGGTCGGCTATTGCACAGGGCTGGCGAACCTCGAGGCGGCCAAGGCCGCCGGGTTCGACTACGTGGAGGTCTCGGCGACCGAGATCGCCAATCTCTCGGACGCGGATTTCGACGCCGCGGCGGCGAAGATCAAGACGATCGGGATTCCGACGCCGGCCGCAAACCTGTTCGTGCCCGCAGCGATCAAGCTGACCGGCCCGGAGATCAATGTCGAGCAACAGAACGCGCACGTGCGCAAGGCGCTGACGCGGCTCGCGAGGCTCGGCACTCAGGTCGTGGTGTTCGGCAGCGGCGGCGCGCGCCGCGTGCCCGACGGGTTTTCCAGGGAGGAAGCCTTCAAGCAGCTCGTCGATTTCGGCCGGCGCGCCGCGGAAGAAGGACGCGCCAACGGCATCACGATCACCATCGAGCCGCTGCGGAAGCAGGAAACGAACATCATCAACACGGCCGGCGAGGGACTGGCGCTGGTCGAGGCGATCAACCACCCGAACTTCCAGTTGATGATCGACTTCTACCACCTCGCGAGCGAACAGGAAGACCCGGCGATCGTCCTGCGGGCGAAGGATCGCCTGCGCCACCTGCACGTCGCCAATCCGAAGGACCGCGTGTTTCCCGCAACCTGGGAGGAGTACGACTACGCGCCGTTCTTCGCCAATCTGAAGAAGATCGGCTACGACAAGCGGATCAGCGTCGAAGGACGAACGACCGATCTCGCCGCACAGGGCCCGCCGGCGATCGCACTGCTGCGCCGCGCCTTCCAGTAACTGACCCCACCCAAGGCGAGCGGAGCAGGCCGTCTTCCACCCGGCCTGACAGGGAGGCGAAGCGAGTGTCGCTGCCCGACAGGGAGCGCAGCGACCCGCCTTCCACGCTGCCCGACGGCGAGCGCAGCGAGCGCCCCTTCCACCCTGCCCGACCGCGAGCGAAGCGAGTGTCCCGTCCCTGCCCGACAGGGAGCGAAGCGACCCTCCTTCCACCCGGCCCGACGGCGAGCGCAGCGAGCGCCCCTTCCACCCTGCCCGACAGCGAGCGCAGCGAGTGTCCCCGTCCCTGCCCGACAGCGAGCGAAGCGAGTGTCCCTGTCCCGGCCCGACGGCGAGCGAAGCGAGTGTCCCCGTCCCTGCCCGACAGCGAGCGCAGCGAAGCCCCTTCCACCCTGCCCGACACGGAGCGAAGCGACCCCCCTTCCACCCGGCCCGACAGCGAGCGAAGCGAGTGTCCCCGTCCCGGCCCGACCCCGCTGAGGTCAGCGCGTTTGCAACCAATCGCGCGTGTGGACATCAGTTCTCAGGAATTCAGCGGAGGTTAGGCAGATGCGACGAATGGGTGTGATGGCTTTGGCGCTCGCGGCGACGCTCGCCGTCGGGTGCAACCGTAACGACAACCGCGCGAACGACTCCGCCGCCGGAACCGCGGGCACGCCGGGCACCGCCGGCACCGCAGGCCGCGACAACGGCGTCAGCGCCGGTGACCGCGACTTCGTCCGCGACGTGGCGACGATGAACATGGCAGAGATCGAGCTGAGCCGCACGGCGCTGCAGCGCGCCGCCGATGCCAACGTCAAGAAGTTTGCCCAGATGATGGTCGACGATCACACATCGGCGGGCGACAAGCTGAAGGCGTTTGCCTCGCAGCACAATATCGACGTGCCGGCGCAGCTCGACGACAAGCACCGCGACGCCGCCGAGAAGCTGAGCCAGAAGCAGGGCCTGGACTTCGACAAGGAGTACGCCGACCGCATGGTCGACAGCCACCAGGACCTGGTCGACAAGCTCGAGTCGCGGATCGACCGGGACACGCTGTCGAAGTGGAAGGCAGGGCGTGACGGCCATACCAGCACGCCCGCCGGGACCACCGCCGAGCCCGCGTCGAAGGCCGAGAAGAACGCGCGCACCGACAAGGACGCCAAGGTCGAAGCCACCGCAGTGACGGCCGAGAAGAGCGACAACCCGATCACGCAGTCGCTGAACCAGTGGGCGGCGGACACCTATCCGGTGGCGTACGCGCACCTGCAGGCCGCCAAGGATCTGCGCGACGGCGTCCGCAAGCGCGCGACCAATTAGTCCGGCTCCGCGTCACCGGTAGCCGGCGGCCTGGATCTCGAACAGTCGCGCATACCGGCCGCCGGCCTCGAGCAGCTGATCGTGCGACCCGATCTCCGTCACGCGGCCGTCCGCGATGACGGCGATCCGGTCGGCGATCCGCACCGTCGAGAAGCGGTGCGAGATCACCAGTCCCATCCGTCCGCGCAGGTTCGCCTTCAGCTCCGCAAAGATGGCCGCTTCCGCCTCCGGATCGAGCGACGACGTCGGCTCGTCGAGGATCCAGATGTCCGCGTCGCGATACATGATCCGCGCGAGCGCCAGCCGCTGCCATTCCCCTCCGGACAGATCGTGGCCGCCCTCGAAGAGCCGTCCCACCTTCGCGTCGAGCCCTTTCGCCATCTTCGCGACCAGCCACTCGCTGCGCGCGTCGCGCAGCGCCTCCATCACCCGGTCGTCGTCGGCCGGACGGTCCGGGCGCCCCATGACGACGTTCTCGCGTACCGACAATTCGTAGCTGGCGTAATCCTGGAAGAGCACGCCGATGCGTCCCCGCAGCACGTCCGGCGGGATCTGACGAAGGTCGACGCCGCCGATCCGCACCACGCCCGCATCCGGGTCGTAGAAGCGCAGCAGCAGCTTGACCAGCGTGCTCTTGCCGGCGCCGTTCTCGCCGACCAGGGCGACCAGCTCCCCTGGCGCGACCCGCAGGTCGAGCCCTGACACCGCCGGCTCCGTCCCGCCCGGGTAGGTGAACGTCACGCCGTCGAACTCGATCGAGTCGGCGCGCCAGCCGGCAGGCAGCGCCGCCGGCGCCGGCGCCGGCACCAGCGGCGGGATCGCCAGGAAGGAGAAGTAATCGTCGAGAAACGTCGTGTGCTGATCGACGGCGACGAACGTGCTCGAGATGTTCCCCAGCGTGCCGGCGACCGACGTGAACGCGCCGATCACGAGGACCACGCCGCCGGGATCGATCTGGCCGGCGGCGCCGCGAATCGCCACGAACACGTACGCCAGCGCCAGCGTCGTGCCGCTGACCAGGCCGGTGAGGAGCGACACCCGCGTGGCGGAGCGGAACATCTGCTGCCGCTGCCGGAACAGCTGCTCCGAGATTGCCGCGTGCCGGCCGAGCAGGTACTCGGCCAGCACGTAGGCGCGGACTTCCTTGGTCATGCGCGGCTGCACCAGCAGGTTGCCGAGATACTCCCGCTCCCGTTCGTCCGGCGTTTCCTTGTAGAAGAACTCGTAGAGGCGCGACGTGACTCGCCGTTCGAGCAGCAGCGAGAGCAGCGCCGCCATCAGCGCGAGGATCACCAGCAGGTAATGCAGGCTGGCGAGCAGCGACGCCATCAGCACGATGGTGACGATGTTGCCGGAGAGCCCGAGGACCGACCAGGTGAGGTCGCCGGGACGCCACGAGACGTCGCGCTTCGCGCGCGCGAGGCGATCGTGCCAGTCGGAATGATCGAAATGGCCGAGATCGAGCGTCGACGCCTTGCGCAGCAGGCGCCGCTCGGCTTCGAGCTCGACGCGGCGGACGAACAGGTTGCGCCCGTAGCCCATGTAGGCGCCGATTCCCCGCTGCACCGCCGTCACCATCCAGAGGCCGATCAGCACCGGCACGAGATCCTCGAACGGGATCGCGTGCAGCCGGGCGCTCGCGATCCGGTTCACGAGCGTGGCGCCGAGATAGATGGAAATCGGCGGCATCGCCGCGCTGACCATGCCGAGCAGCGAGAAGCGGACGAGCGATTCCGGAGAAGCCGCCCAGGCGAGCGCGAGCCCCTGCTTCAGGTTGTGCGCGACGCGGCGGAGCCGGCCGCGCGATGCCGTGTTGTCCATGCTTCGCGAGGCCTCGCGCCCGGACTATAGCAAACGGGCGAGCGCGCGCGCGGCCGCTTCGTCCTCGAAGCGCGCGTGAACCTCCTTGACGCCGGTGCCCGCGACGATTGCGCGAACGTTGTGAGCGCGAACGCCGCCGCCGGCCAGAACCGTGACCCGATCGGCCGACAGGCGCACCAGCACCGCGAGCCGCTCCATCCCCTCGAGCGCCGTCTGCGCGCCGCCCGACGTCAGCACCCGCCGCACGCCGCTGCTGACGAGATCCTCGACCGCCGCACGCTGATCGCGCACCTCGTCGAACGCCCGGTGAAACGTCACCGGCAGGCCGGCGGCGGCTTCGACGACGCGCCGTGTGCGCGCGACGTCGACACGATGGTCCGCGTGCAGAAGACCGGTCACGATCCCTTGCGCGCCCCGGGCGCCGGCCGACGCGGCGTCACGCAGCATGCCGGCGACCTCGCGGTCGCTGTAGACGAAATCCCCGGCGCGCGGGCGGATCATGACGAACACCGGGATCGACACGCGCGCGGCAACCGCGGCGACGAGGTCGAGCGGAGGCGTGACCCCGCCGGCGCCGAGATCGACACACAGCTCCAGCCGGTTGGCGCCGCTCCGCTCCGCCGCCACCGCCGCCTCCGTCGTCTCGACGACGCATTCGAGGAGTGTGCCCACGTTCGGCTCCATCATCGGCCAAACGGTGTCATCCGTGCCATCGGTGCATCCGTGGCATACGATGAGCGCCATGAAGCGCGCTTTCCTCACCGCCGCATTCGTCGTGGCCGCGGTCGTGCTGTCTCGCGCCACGACCCGGCTCCCCTCCGCCGACGGACAGTTCTGGGACATCCAGGACACGTCGCCGTGGGCGCAGGACAGCGGCGGGATTGCGACCGGCGGCGGCGCGAATCCCTTCAACGGCTTCGGCTACCTGAAGCTCGCGGTGCGCACTGCCGCGGGCGCGTCGCTGGCGCACAACGTCTACCTCAGCGGCTTCGGTCTCGCGCACGACGGCGCCGAGCGCTTCGATTCCATCACGCCCGCATTCGTGGCCGGCGTCGCGATCGACCGCGGCATCTTCGCGCCGCGGGACACCAATTACCTGCGCTACGTCGACACGTTCACGAACATGACCGCCGAGACCAGAGTCGTGCGCGTCGCGTGGGGCGGCGCGGCGGGCGCCTACGAAGACGGCGGCCGCGTCGCCATCGTCACGACGGGCAGCGGCGATCGCACCATCGATGCGTCGGACGGCTTCGTCACCGTCATGCAGAACGCGACCGGCGCCGCCGACCCGGCGCGCGGGCCGTCCGGGCACGGCCCGTCGGCGCACGTGCTCGGGTCGCGCGCCGCGGGCACGCTGGCCCGCGCAGGGGACATGTATGCGGATCCGTTCACGAACGCGTGGCCCGGCTACGACCCCGCGCACATCGGCTACGTCTTCGCGCTCACGCTGCGGCCGGGGGAATCCGCCTCGCTGATGACGTTCGTGGTGAAAGGGCTGAGCGAGGTGTACGACCCGCGCGGCGGGTTCCCGATCGCGCTGAAGGACGCGCTGGTCGCGCCGAAGAACGCGGCGCCGTACGGCGGGCCGTCGCCGCAGATCCCGGCCGCCGGCTCGCAGATCGCCGCGGTCACGCAGACGGCACGCCGCCTGCTCGCCGAGCCGGATGTTCGAGGGCTGACGCCGCGGCAGCGCAGCAGGCTGATCAACTGGCCGCGCATCGCTCCGGCGCCCGTCCCGTTCACGGTGGTCGAGAAGACTGCCGCCGAGTTGCAGGCGGCGATGACGCGCGGCGACACGACCGCCGAGGATCTGGTGCGCGAGTATCTGGTGCGCCTGGCGGCCTACGATCGACACGGGCCGCGGCTGCGATCGATGCTGGCGCTGAACCCGCGCGTCGTCCACGAGGCGCGGACGCTCGACGCCGAGCGGGCGGCCGGGAAGGTGCGCAGCCCGCTGCACGGCGTGCCGGTCGCGTTCAAGGACAACATCGACGTCCTCGGCCTGCCGACCACCGGCGGCGCGCTCGCGCTCGTC from Vicinamibacterales bacterium includes:
- a CDS encoding MFS transporter; amino-acid sequence: MSVNSPRQVLFASLIGTAIEFFDFYIYATAAVLVFPRLFFPASDPASATLASLATFAIAFLARPIGSALFGHFGDRVGRKTTLVAALLTMGISTVLIGLLPTYQTIGIAAPLLLALCRFGQGLGLGGEWGGAVLLAIENAPPGRRAWYGMFPQLGAPVGFICSAGIFLLLSNQLTDAQFFGYGWRIPFLASAALVIVGLYVRLTIHETPVFRDALERRGRVKLPMVEVFRRHPRQLVLGVLISLATFVLFYLMTVFALSWGTSALGYNRQQFLLIQLFGILFFAVTIPLSATLADSHGRRRTLILTTIAIGLFGFVFAPLLSAGTAGAMFTMAAGLTLMGFTYGPLGTALSELFPTAVRYTGSSLTFNLAGIFGASLAPYAATWLAQRYGLQYVGYYLALAAALTLAGLLASRETKDDSL
- a CDS encoding four helix bundle protein, translated to MQPKITRYEDLIAWQFADELADLVDDLTSTGGAARNESFREQILKSSAKAPAQIAEGFLRFKPRESANYYRIARASLGETTNHLRRGFHRKYWTEAEFTRACKLADSAMKLTGGLLAAKLAQIRREEAEKQAKRRASGTVAARRPRNAGFQSPDE
- a CDS encoding sugar phosphate isomerase/epimerase family protein; the protein is MKRTAATLVLVAVGLSLAGAQTSGGKVAVGYCTGLANLEAAKAAGFDYVEVSATEIANLSDADFDAAAAKIKTIGIPTPAANLFVPAAIKLTGPEINVEQQNAHVRKALTRLARLGTQVVVFGSGGARRVPDGFSREEAFKQLVDFGRRAAEEGRANGITITIEPLRKQETNIINTAGEGLALVEAINHPNFQLMIDFYHLASEQEDPAIVLRAKDRLRHLHVANPKDRVFPATWEEYDYAPFFANLKKIGYDKRISVEGRTTDLAAQGPPAIALLRRAFQ
- a CDS encoding DUF4142 domain-containing protein — its product is MALALAATLAVGCNRNDNRANDSAAGTAGTPGTAGTAGRDNGVSAGDRDFVRDVATMNMAEIELSRTALQRAADANVKKFAQMMVDDHTSAGDKLKAFASQHNIDVPAQLDDKHRDAAEKLSQKQGLDFDKEYADRMVDSHQDLVDKLESRIDRDTLSKWKAGRDGHTSTPAGTTAEPASKAEKNARTDKDAKVEATAVTAEKSDNPITQSLNQWAADTYPVAYAHLQAAKDLRDGVRKRATN
- a CDS encoding ABC transporter ATP-binding protein yields the protein MDNTASRGRLRRVAHNLKQGLALAWAASPESLVRFSLLGMVSAAMPPISIYLGATLVNRIASARLHAIPFEDLVPVLIGLWMVTAVQRGIGAYMGYGRNLFVRRVELEAERRLLRKASTLDLGHFDHSDWHDRLARAKRDVSWRPGDLTWSVLGLSGNIVTIVLMASLLASLHYLLVILALMAALLSLLLERRVTSRLYEFFYKETPDEREREYLGNLLVQPRMTKEVRAYVLAEYLLGRHAAISEQLFRQRQQMFRSATRVSLLTGLVSGTTLALAYVFVAIRGAAGQIDPGGVVLVIGAFTSVAGTLGNISSTFVAVDQHTTFLDDYFSFLAIPPLVPAPAPAALPAGWRADSIEFDGVTFTYPGGTEPAVSGLDLRVAPGELVALVGENGAGKSTLVKLLLRFYDPDAGVVRIGGVDLRQIPPDVLRGRIGVLFQDYASYELSVRENVVMGRPDRPADDDRVMEALRDARSEWLVAKMAKGLDAKVGRLFEGGHDLSGGEWQRLALARIMYRDADIWILDEPTSSLDPEAEAAIFAELKANLRGRMGLVISHRFSTVRIADRIAVIADGRVTEIGSHDQLLEAGGRYARLFEIQAAGYR
- a CDS encoding copper homeostasis protein CutC, whose translation is MGTLLECVVETTEAAVAAERSGANRLELCVDLGAGGVTPPLDLVAAVAARVSIPVFVMIRPRAGDFVYSDREVAGMLRDAASAGARGAQGIVTGLLHADHRVDVARTRRVVEAAAGLPVTFHRAFDEVRDQRAAVEDLVSSGVRRVLTSGGAQTALEGMERLAVLVRLSADRVTVLAGGGVRAHNVRAIVAGTGVKEVHARFEDEAAARALARLL
- a CDS encoding amidase family protein, whose product is MKRAFLTAAFVVAAVVLSRATTRLPSADGQFWDIQDTSPWAQDSGGIATGGGANPFNGFGYLKLAVRTAAGASLAHNVYLSGFGLAHDGAERFDSITPAFVAGVAIDRGIFAPRDTNYLRYVDTFTNMTAETRVVRVAWGGAAGAYEDGGRVAIVTTGSGDRTIDASDGFVTVMQNATGAADPARGPSGHGPSAHVLGSRAAGTLARAGDMYADPFTNAWPGYDPAHIGYVFALTLRPGESASLMTFVVKGLSEVYDPRGGFPIALKDALVAPKNAAPYGGPSPQIPAAGSQIAAVTQTARRLLAEPDVRGLTPRQRSRLINWPRIAPAPVPFTVVEKTAAELQAAMTRGDTTAEDLVREYLVRLAAYDRHGPRLRSMLALNPRVVHEARTLDAERAAGKVRSPLHGVPVAFKDNIDVLGLPTTGGALALVEHRPRLDSRVAAGMRRAGAVILGKTNLDEFPFGDFGISSVGGTIGNAYDPSLSTAGSSGGSAVAVSRSLVTLGFGTDTCNSLSNPAAFASLATIRTTRGLTSRAGVMPLNTFNDAVGPMAKSVREVALVLDQVTGADPEDPATEAAAAHTGASFAAGLDAASLKGKRIAVLRQLFVGVTGEREAAAMMERVVKELRAGGATVVDATIPDLDGEYRQARGSAPGSLEAGWTAYLTRGSKSGDRVLTIEDLIASGRMAPDGTRRLQDALRSSAEGERGRLATERFLAGRTRFRQLFEAVLERERADALLYPANQARPHTHEGGLERYGGEPGTCEPSAMTGLPQVTVPAGFLGGRHPFGISFLGRLWSDRDLLALAHAYEQATHHRRAPGTAK